The following coding sequences lie in one Pseudomonadota bacterium genomic window:
- a CDS encoding peptidylprolyl isomerase: MAARATRCALMLLLGGLTACGSARGVRRQPAAEARPGPSATAPPTSSTERAVLSPWARSSILGLEARDAGKRRRAALLLQARLAGGVRLAPADRACLAVVLRQRLRVEHDPQVIVALLGGLAHAGDATDLRRLAPWLRGSGREAPAALAALAVLADRGQLGLESATAMLATLGRPEALLRRAAAWVLTRLARGVDRAALPLSCTRPACACRAPPKLLNVLTATGVAGPPSLLPSPWPAAVAGALNRCASADPDARTRALCLRAFAARADGQARAWLLRRAEDPSVWVQLEAVRALAGLGAVGAAALAGAVRALWLRAASNRQRLAGLELHPISAGLVALLPHAALSSVRLLADDLLELADAARSSVSYAPPEARSMDEVHCLAAGLHDRAAAAVERTPTCGTAHEPQLDAGWRRRQVVTTLAALARDAGWRLTLLRRYLVDAALAVRAAAVEALGVLDSPVVVPALRRAYADPSAAVFVAAARATMRVASRLDDRALDARLVEGMMARRRPPHAVALCAGSEALAALGRSPPAPLLVALARGGFIPVAECARAALLALRAGELSPPRAAAGSAWWFGGGAQRDDRSGALRRAASLQRGPQRLMLRTDRAQVTLELLWDEAPRATDYLARLIAERALEGAAPFRVVPGELVALGRLPVDEQSDPLPDDYAAGAFERGSVGLVASNGAASRAIFFTLQRQPQLDGRFPRVARVVGGIEQVEAWRAGDRLQRLDAVPAAPPLHQRQERP, from the coding sequence ATGGCTGCCCGGGCAACGCGCTGCGCCCTGATGCTGCTGCTCGGCGGCCTGACCGCTTGCGGCAGCGCCCGGGGAGTGCGAAGGCAACCCGCGGCGGAGGCGCGGCCCGGCCCATCCGCCACCGCCCCGCCGACGAGCAGCACGGAAAGGGCGGTGCTTTCCCCCTGGGCGCGATCGTCCATCCTGGGGCTCGAAGCGCGCGACGCGGGAAAACGACGACGCGCGGCCCTGCTGCTACAGGCACGCCTCGCGGGCGGGGTCCGTCTGGCACCGGCCGACCGGGCCTGCCTCGCGGTGGTGCTTCGCCAGCGCCTCCGTGTCGAGCACGATCCGCAGGTGATTGTCGCGCTGCTCGGTGGCTTGGCCCACGCTGGTGATGCGACGGACCTGAGACGCCTGGCGCCCTGGCTGCGGGGCAGCGGCCGCGAAGCGCCGGCAGCATTGGCGGCCTTGGCCGTGCTGGCGGATCGCGGGCAGCTCGGCCTCGAGAGCGCGACGGCGATGTTGGCGACCCTGGGGCGGCCCGAGGCGCTACTGCGTCGCGCCGCGGCGTGGGTGTTGACCCGCCTCGCTCGTGGTGTTGACCGCGCAGCCCTGCCGCTCTCCTGTACGCGCCCCGCCTGCGCCTGCCGCGCCCCGCCAAAGCTGCTCAATGTCCTCACCGCGACCGGCGTGGCAGGGCCGCCTTCCCTGCTCCCGTCCCCGTGGCCCGCGGCGGTGGCGGGAGCGCTCAACCGCTGCGCGAGCGCGGACCCGGACGCGCGGACGCGGGCGCTTTGCTTGCGCGCGTTCGCGGCGAGGGCGGACGGTCAGGCGCGAGCCTGGCTGCTGCGCCGCGCCGAGGATCCCAGCGTCTGGGTGCAGCTCGAGGCGGTAAGGGCGCTCGCCGGGTTGGGAGCCGTGGGCGCGGCTGCTTTGGCCGGCGCTGTGCGAGCGCTGTGGCTGCGCGCGGCCTCCAATCGCCAGCGGCTAGCGGGTCTCGAGCTTCATCCGATCAGCGCGGGGTTGGTGGCGCTCCTGCCTCACGCAGCGCTGTCGAGCGTGCGCCTATTGGCCGACGATCTGCTCGAGCTCGCCGACGCTGCTCGATCCAGCGTGAGCTACGCGCCACCCGAGGCGCGGAGCATGGATGAGGTCCACTGCCTGGCGGCTGGGCTGCACGACCGCGCGGCGGCGGCGGTCGAACGCACACCAACTTGCGGCACCGCGCACGAGCCGCAGCTCGACGCGGGGTGGCGTCGGCGCCAGGTGGTCACGACGCTCGCGGCGCTGGCCCGCGATGCCGGCTGGCGACTGACGCTCCTGCGCCGCTATTTGGTCGACGCCGCGCTCGCCGTGCGCGCCGCGGCCGTCGAGGCGCTCGGTGTGCTCGATAGCCCGGTGGTCGTTCCGGCGCTGCGTCGCGCCTATGCCGACCCGAGCGCCGCGGTCTTCGTGGCGGCGGCACGGGCGACGATGCGCGTCGCTTCGCGACTCGACGATCGAGCGCTCGACGCGCGGCTGGTCGAGGGCATGATGGCGCGCAGGCGGCCGCCGCATGCTGTGGCCCTCTGCGCCGGTAGCGAGGCCTTGGCCGCCTTGGGCCGGTCCCCGCCCGCGCCGCTGCTGGTCGCGCTGGCGCGCGGCGGCTTCATCCCGGTCGCCGAGTGCGCGCGTGCAGCGCTGCTCGCGCTCCGTGCCGGCGAGCTCTCACCTCCGCGGGCGGCCGCGGGTAGCGCATGGTGGTTCGGCGGGGGCGCCCAGCGCGACGACCGCTCGGGCGCGCTTCGTCGCGCCGCGTCGCTGCAGCGAGGACCTCAGCGCCTCATGCTGCGCACGGATCGCGCCCAGGTGACCCTCGAGTTGCTCTGGGATGAGGCCCCGCGGGCAACGGACTATCTGGCGCGTCTCATCGCCGAGCGGGCGCTCGAGGGCGCCGCACCCTTTCGCGTCGTCCCGGGTGAGCTCGTCGCCCTGGGCCGTCTGCCGGTTGACGAGCAGAGTGATCCGCTGCCGGACGACTACGCCGCTGGTGCGTTTGAACGGGGCAGCGTTGGGCTCGTGGCTAGTAACGGTGCCGCCTCGCGCGCGATATTCTTCACGCTCCAGCGCCAACCCCAGCTCGATGGTCGCTTTCCGCGCGTGGCGCGGGTCGTGGGGGGAATCGAGCAGGTCGAGGCATGGCGAGCGGGTGACCGGTTACAACGCCTCGACGCCGTGCCGGCTGCGCCGCCGCTGCACCAGCGGCAAGAGCGCCCCTGA
- a CDS encoding response regulator, translated as MLAREPVPAPSRVVAKAPAPLAWPAPAAPLPGTGRVAAGVAPPDEAVEVSVSAAIDVALEDPLAPVSTAAEAPAARAAAAAAPAAAAAPAAAPALKRVLLIEDSKTMRRIVSVVLAGESIEVVSVVDGRGVEDRVRELRPDLVIADLTLDGPDGYAICSTLRADSELGKIPVLLLHGSVTGCDVAKVAEVGANDTLGKPFSSDDLVAKVRGLTGLSC; from the coding sequence ATGTTGGCGCGCGAGCCCGTGCCGGCGCCGAGCCGGGTCGTGGCCAAGGCGCCCGCGCCGCTGGCCTGGCCCGCGCCAGCAGCGCCCTTGCCGGGCACGGGACGGGTCGCTGCGGGGGTGGCCCCGCCCGACGAGGCCGTCGAGGTCTCCGTGTCTGCGGCCATCGACGTCGCCCTCGAGGACCCGCTGGCACCGGTCTCAACGGCCGCCGAAGCGCCAGCAGCCAGGGCAGCGGCGGCGGCAGCGCCAGCGGCGGCAGCGGCGCCGGCGGCGGCGCCCGCGCTGAAGCGCGTGCTGCTGATCGAGGACAGCAAGACGATGCGCCGGATCGTCTCGGTGGTCCTGGCGGGGGAGTCGATCGAGGTCGTCAGCGTGGTTGACGGTCGTGGCGTGGAGGATCGCGTCCGCGAGCTGCGGCCCGATCTGGTGATCGCGGACCTCACGCTCGACGGGCCCGACGGCTATGCGATTTGCAGCACCCTGCGGGCCGATAGCGAGCTTGGCAAAATCCCGGTGCTCCTGCTGCACGGCAGCGTCACCGGCTGTGACGTTGCCAAGGTCGCCGAGGTGGGGGCCAACGACACGCTCGGCAAGCCCTTCTCCAGTGACGATCTGGTGGCCAAGGTTCGCGGCCTGACCGGCCTCTCGTGCTAG
- a CDS encoding ABC transporter ATP-binding protein: protein MPATGAAETAPGSDRGTPALRTHKLAKTYALGFFRKKVQAIRDVSLRVERGEIFGLLGPNGAGKTTTLKVLMGLVRPTAGVAELLGRPAGDPAAKSRLGYLPESPYFYDYLSGRELLVFVAELFGLPRRESRRRADALLEQVGLTQAARLPLRRYSKGMLQRVGLAQALINDPDLVVLDEPLSGLDPIGRKQIRELIAQLGASGKTVVFSSHVLSDVELLAQRAAILVGGRTVDSGALHQLVQARVLSTEVLIDRPSRELARALAGGAYAPEAIGETVRVVIPEGDDVGALVDLVRRHHGALLAITPRRESLEDVVVKRATFPLAPSTPDARNPADDEDPSDRLQHLP, encoded by the coding sequence ATGCCCGCGACGGGGGCCGCCGAGACGGCGCCCGGGAGCGACCGGGGCACGCCAGCCCTGCGCACGCACAAGCTCGCCAAGACCTATGCGCTCGGGTTCTTCCGCAAGAAGGTCCAAGCGATTCGGGACGTCTCGCTGCGCGTCGAGCGCGGTGAGATTTTTGGCCTTTTGGGGCCTAACGGGGCCGGTAAGACCACCACGCTCAAGGTCCTGATGGGTTTGGTGCGACCGACCGCGGGGGTGGCCGAGCTGCTCGGCCGCCCGGCCGGTGATCCCGCAGCCAAGAGCCGCCTCGGTTACCTGCCCGAGTCGCCTTACTTCTATGACTACCTCTCAGGGCGCGAGCTGCTGGTCTTCGTCGCCGAGCTCTTTGGGCTACCGCGTCGCGAGAGCCGGCGCCGCGCGGACGCGCTCCTCGAGCAGGTCGGGCTGACGCAGGCGGCCAGGCTCCCGCTGCGCCGGTACAGCAAGGGCATGCTTCAGCGCGTGGGGCTCGCGCAGGCGTTGATCAACGATCCAGACCTCGTCGTGCTCGATGAGCCGCTCTCCGGCCTCGATCCGATCGGTCGCAAACAGATCCGCGAGCTGATCGCGCAGCTCGGCGCCAGCGGCAAGACCGTCGTCTTCTCGTCGCACGTGCTCTCCGATGTCGAGCTGCTGGCCCAGCGGGCAGCGATCCTCGTGGGCGGCCGAACCGTCGACAGCGGCGCGCTGCACCAGCTCGTGCAGGCCCGCGTCTTGAGCACCGAGGTGCTGATCGACCGTCCCTCGCGGGAGCTAGCGCGCGCGTTGGCCGGCGGCGCCTACGCGCCTGAGGCGATCGGCGAGACGGTGCGTGTGGTCATACCCGAGGGCGACGACGTGGGGGCGCTGGTCGACCTGGTACGCCGGCATCACGGGGCGCTGCTCGCCATCACCCCGCGCCGCGAATCGCTCGAGGATGTGGTGGTGAAGCGCGCGACCTTCCCGCTGGCCCCCTCAACCCCAGACGCGAGGAACCCCGCCGATGATGAAGACCCCAGCGATCGCCTTCAACACCTTCCGTGA
- a CDS encoding ABC transporter permease codes for MMKTPAIAFNTFREAIRNKVLYSLLFFAVLVIVSALAFGALSVHEEVRLTMDLGFAGMSAFLVLIATFLGVNLVYKELERKTVYVLIPKPIHRYQFVLGKFLGLALTLIVLLALMSGVLLAVLWLQGAALEPALAMLITLILIEVLVVTAVAVFFSSFSTPLLSGLFTVGVFLLGRSVPDIRAVADKLDQPMLPLLLRGVARVVPNLRHFYVTGAEVDGQHVAISGAFVDWGYVGLAGGYAAIYLVVVLLLAMALFSRRDLI; via the coding sequence ATGATGAAGACCCCAGCGATCGCCTTCAACACCTTCCGTGAGGCGATTCGCAACAAGGTGCTCTACAGCCTGCTCTTCTTCGCCGTGTTGGTGATCGTCTCGGCGCTGGCCTTCGGCGCGCTCTCCGTCCATGAGGAGGTGCGGCTGACGATGGATCTCGGCTTCGCCGGAATGAGCGCGTTCCTGGTGCTGATCGCCACCTTCCTTGGCGTCAACCTGGTCTACAAGGAGCTCGAGCGCAAGACGGTCTATGTGCTGATCCCCAAGCCGATTCACCGCTACCAGTTCGTGCTCGGTAAGTTCCTCGGCCTCGCGCTGACATTGATCGTGCTGCTCGCGCTGATGAGCGGCGTGCTGCTCGCGGTGTTGTGGCTGCAGGGTGCCGCGCTGGAACCGGCCCTGGCGATGCTGATCACGTTGATCCTGATCGAGGTGCTGGTGGTCACCGCCGTTGCGGTCTTCTTCTCCTCCTTCTCGACGCCGCTGCTCTCCGGGCTCTTCACCGTCGGCGTATTTCTGCTCGGCCGCAGCGTGCCCGATATTCGCGCCGTGGCGGACAAGCTCGATCAGCCCATGCTGCCCCTGCTGCTGCGGGGCGTGGCGCGCGTGGTCCCGAACCTGCGTCACTTCTACGTCACCGGCGCCGAGGTCGATGGACAGCACGTCGCCATCAGCGGCGCGTTCGTCGACTGGGGCTACGTCGGGTTGGCCGGCGGCTACGCGGCGATCTACCTCGTGGTCGTGCTGCTGCTGGCGATGGCGCTCTTCTCGCGGCGGGACCTGATCTGA
- a CDS encoding acyl-CoA desaturase, producing MYLKSVILLLWFGASYAGLVFGAKTGWQAVLLGFSLALAMAGISFAVQHDANHGAYSKHSAVNRLMGLTLDLLGASSYIWQWKHNIAHHTYTGLNGADSDIDVPFGRLSPAQPYQPLHRFQHVYLWPIYGFFVANWQLVQDFRQLAEARIATNRFPRPRRWRLVELVGGKLVFFGWALVLPACLHPWWTVLLGYAAIAALLSFVLVLVFQLAHSVEEASLPPLAPGTRQVPRSWAVHQVQATVDFARGNRLLGWYLGGLNFQIEHHLFPRVCHVHYPRIAGIVEQTCREFGVRYVANDTFFGALASHWRWLRRMGRPPEAATPALDASPGGAA from the coding sequence ATGTACCTCAAGTCGGTCATCCTCCTGCTCTGGTTCGGCGCGTCCTACGCCGGGCTCGTCTTTGGCGCCAAGACCGGCTGGCAGGCCGTGCTGCTCGGGTTTTCGCTCGCGCTGGCGATGGCCGGCATCTCCTTTGCCGTACAGCACGACGCCAACCACGGCGCCTATTCCAAGCACTCCGCGGTCAACCGACTGATGGGGCTGACACTCGACCTGCTCGGCGCGAGCTCCTACATCTGGCAGTGGAAGCACAACATCGCGCACCACACCTACACCGGCTTGAACGGAGCGGACAGCGACATCGATGTCCCCTTCGGACGACTCTCGCCAGCGCAGCCGTACCAGCCGCTGCATCGCTTCCAGCATGTCTATCTCTGGCCGATCTACGGCTTCTTCGTCGCGAACTGGCAGCTCGTCCAGGACTTCCGGCAGCTCGCCGAGGCGCGCATTGCCACCAATCGCTTTCCGCGGCCGCGGCGCTGGCGCTTGGTGGAGCTGGTGGGTGGCAAGCTCGTCTTCTTCGGCTGGGCTCTCGTGCTGCCGGCCTGCCTGCACCCCTGGTGGACCGTGCTCCTCGGCTACGCCGCGATCGCCGCGCTGCTCAGCTTCGTCCTCGTGCTCGTCTTTCAGCTCGCCCATAGCGTCGAGGAGGCTTCACTGCCTCCGCTGGCGCCGGGCACGCGCCAGGTGCCGCGCTCCTGGGCCGTGCACCAGGTCCAGGCGACGGTCGACTTCGCGCGCGGCAATCGCCTGCTCGGCTGGTACCTCGGCGGCCTGAACTTCCAGATCGAACACCACCTCTTCCCGCGGGTCTGCCACGTCCATTACCCACGCATCGCCGGCATCGTCGAGCAGACCTGCAGGGAGTTCGGCGTGCGCTACGTCGCCAACGACACCTTCTTCGGCGCCCTCGCCTCACACTGGCGTTGGCTGCGGCGGATGGGCCGGCCACCTGAGGCGGCGACGCCCGCGCTGGACGCCTCACCAGGCGGCGCGGCGTAG
- a CDS encoding aspartyl protease family protein: MAHADDERSDRSLEATDSAAAPPDLDQLLALVDRAAAPVAPPSAPGAGAAPAKAEARDDAPTDLYEAVKPRPKAAPLAAIDPSSPYRSEEELAALRKARRAAWRARLVVLAEYGVLFALVLTAIWLVRSWRTPDALEGRSASVLSTRALSRDRPLRRPEGAGAAARVSPLAGARATGHGAPVEAAEALTGDPAASSSAASSIGAGAGAGAGGAAVRIKIEQRGDAIVVPVVLGGAGGPLATKLVFDTGATFTTLHAATLARLGVPASAVTTETSTASGRVRRALAVIESVAVGAAQVGGGVTVGLCEDCGGAGTAGLLGLNFARHFVVTLDAQQGELVLQPRALRPAAALSEIEPFVAFVETRSERRGALLTIHFSVENRSPRPLRDVVVGAELRGGRGAGFAGVPQARLAEVPAGGRVAARIEAPLVGAADQVATLELRRAAW; this comes from the coding sequence ATGGCGCACGCTGATGATGAGCGGTCTGATCGGTCGCTAGAGGCGACTGATAGCGCTGCGGCGCCGCCCGACCTCGACCAGCTGCTCGCGCTGGTCGACCGTGCTGCCGCGCCGGTGGCCCCACCCAGCGCGCCCGGCGCTGGCGCCGCACCCGCGAAGGCCGAAGCGCGCGACGACGCGCCGACGGATCTCTACGAGGCGGTCAAGCCGCGGCCGAAGGCGGCCCCGCTCGCCGCGATCGATCCGAGCTCGCCCTATCGCAGCGAGGAGGAGCTCGCGGCGCTGCGGAAGGCGCGCCGCGCGGCCTGGCGGGCCCGCCTCGTGGTTCTTGCCGAGTACGGTGTGTTGTTTGCGCTCGTCCTGACGGCGATCTGGTTGGTGCGGAGCTGGCGTACGCCGGACGCGCTCGAGGGGCGCTCGGCCTCGGTGCTCTCGACGCGGGCGCTGAGCCGCGACCGTCCGCTGCGGCGCCCGGAGGGTGCAGGCGCTGCCGCGCGGGTCAGCCCGCTGGCGGGTGCGCGTGCCACAGGGCATGGGGCGCCGGTCGAGGCGGCGGAGGCCTTGACGGGCGACCCCGCCGCAAGTTCCTCCGCGGCTTCCTCGATTGGCGCTGGCGCTGGCGCCGGCGCCGGCGGCGCCGCTGTGCGTATCAAGATCGAGCAGCGCGGCGACGCGATCGTCGTCCCGGTGGTGCTGGGTGGGGCCGGGGGGCCGCTGGCCACGAAGCTGGTCTTCGACACCGGGGCCACCTTCACCACCCTCCACGCTGCCACGCTGGCGCGGCTCGGGGTTCCCGCGAGCGCGGTGACGACGGAAACCAGCACCGCGAGCGGGCGTGTTCGTCGCGCGTTGGCCGTGATCGAGAGCGTCGCCGTGGGCGCGGCGCAGGTCGGCGGTGGTGTGACCGTGGGGCTCTGCGAGGACTGCGGGGGCGCGGGAACCGCCGGACTGCTGGGCCTGAACTTCGCGCGCCACTTTGTCGTGACCTTGGACGCGCAGCAAGGCGAGCTCGTGCTGCAGCCGCGGGCGCTGCGGCCAGCCGCGGCGTTGAGCGAGATCGAGCCCTTCGTCGCCTTCGTCGAGACTCGCAGCGAACGCCGGGGGGCGTTGTTGACGATTCACTTCAGCGTCGAGAATCGTAGTCCGCGCCCGCTGCGCGACGTGGTCGTGGGCGCCGAGCTGCGCGGCGGTCGCGGCGCTGGGTTTGCGGGGGTGCCGCAGGCGCGCCTGGCCGAGGTGCCCGCGGGGGGCCGCGTCGCCGCGCGGATCGAGGCGCCATTGGTCGGCGCTGCCGACCAGGTCGCGACGCTCGAGCTACGCCGCGCCGCCTGGTGA
- the murA gene encoding UDP-N-acetylglucosamine 1-carboxyvinyltransferase produces MDALVVRGGTPLVGEVLISGAKNAALPLIASAILASGRTTLRNVPVLRDVQTMGQVLASMGAGVAGTRVLQIDAASLNRPEAAYDLVRTMRASILVLGPLLARYGQARVSLPGGCAIGARPVDQHLKGLERMGAKITLDQGYIEARCRRLHGAEITCDMVTVTGTMNLMMAATLARGRSTIENAAREPEVEELACVLNKMGARVHGAGTAVISVEGVEELHPVEHAIMPDRIEAGTFMVGAAVTGGDVVLRGCMPEHLGAAIAQLVAAGVSVQPVAGGVRVRGGGPYRPIELSTHPHPGFPTDLQAQFMVLAALAEGQSVITETIFENRFMHVPELARMNAQIHIEGRTAIVRGPTRFAGTTVMASDLRASAALVLAGLAAQPGTSTRVRRVYHLDRGYERIERKLRGLGAQVRRVRER; encoded by the coding sequence ATGGATGCGCTAGTGGTTCGTGGCGGGACGCCCCTGGTCGGCGAGGTGCTGATCAGCGGCGCGAAGAACGCAGCGCTGCCGCTGATCGCCTCGGCAATCCTGGCGAGCGGCCGCACGACGCTGCGCAACGTGCCGGTGCTGCGCGATGTGCAGACCATGGGGCAGGTCTTGGCCTCGATGGGCGCGGGGGTGGCCGGCACGCGGGTCCTGCAAATAGACGCCGCCAGCCTCAATCGACCGGAGGCCGCCTACGATCTCGTGCGAACGATGCGGGCGTCGATTCTGGTGCTCGGGCCCCTTTTGGCGCGCTACGGGCAGGCGCGGGTCTCGCTGCCCGGTGGCTGCGCCATCGGCGCGCGGCCGGTCGATCAGCACCTCAAGGGCCTCGAGCGGATGGGGGCCAAGATCACCCTCGATCAAGGCTACATCGAGGCCCGCTGCCGGCGGCTCCACGGGGCTGAAATCACCTGCGACATGGTGACCGTGACCGGCACGATGAACCTGATGATGGCCGCAACGCTGGCGCGTGGGCGCAGCACGATCGAGAACGCCGCGCGCGAGCCGGAGGTCGAGGAGCTCGCCTGCGTGCTCAACAAGATGGGCGCGCGGGTCCACGGTGCGGGCACGGCGGTGATCAGCGTCGAGGGCGTCGAGGAGCTGCATCCAGTTGAGCACGCGATCATGCCCGACCGCATCGAGGCGGGGACCTTCATGGTCGGCGCCGCCGTCACCGGTGGCGATGTGGTGCTGCGCGGCTGCATGCCGGAGCATCTCGGTGCGGCGATCGCGCAGCTCGTCGCGGCGGGCGTCAGCGTGCAGCCCGTGGCGGGCGGCGTGCGCGTCAGGGGTGGCGGGCCCTATCGGCCGATCGAGCTCTCGACGCATCCACATCCGGGCTTTCCGACCGACCTGCAGGCCCAGTTCATGGTCCTCGCCGCACTGGCAGAGGGGCAGAGCGTGATCACGGAGACGATCTTCGAGAACCGCTTCATGCATGTGCCGGAGCTGGCGCGCATGAACGCGCAGATCCACATCGAGGGTCGGACGGCGATCGTGCGCGGGCCGACGCGCTTTGCCGGGACGACGGTGATGGCCTCCGATCTGCGGGCCTCCGCCGCGCTGGTGTTGGCGGGCCTCGCCGCGCAGCCGGGGACGTCAACGCGCGTGCGCCGCGTTTATCACCTCGATCGCGGCTACGAACGCATCGAGCGCAAGCTACGAGGGCTCGGCGCTCAGGTGCGCCGCGTGCGCGAACGCTGA
- a CDS encoding acetyl-CoA C-acetyltransferase: MGEAYIFDAVRTPRGLGKSRGALYTVRPVELLATALRAITARNALDSALIEDVIIGCVTQTEEQGACIARWAVLEAGYDQRVPGVTVHRYCASGLEAINQAAARVAAGYAELLVAGGVESMSRVRMGADGGAQYDPALQWAVGSVPQGIAADLLATLRGLSRGDVDRFALQSQQRAAAARDAGRFNRSLVPVCDLNGLPLLEHDEHLRPETTLERLAQLKPAFAALGRHGALDALTRRAYPQLEAIDHVHTAGNASGIVDGAAAVLIGSRARGEALGLRPRARIVSAVSVGDDPVLMLWGPVPATRMALARAGLALEDIDLFEVNEAFAAVPLAYAQEFGLDLARINVDGGSIALGHPLGATGAILLGTLLEALETRGLQRGLVTLCIGGGMGTATVIERV; encoded by the coding sequence ATGGGCGAAGCGTACATCTTCGATGCCGTCCGCACGCCGCGCGGCCTCGGCAAGAGTCGCGGCGCGCTCTACACCGTGCGGCCCGTCGAGCTCCTGGCGACCGCGCTCCGTGCCATCACCGCGCGCAACGCCCTCGACAGCGCCCTGATCGAGGACGTGATCATCGGCTGCGTGACGCAGACCGAGGAGCAGGGCGCCTGCATCGCGCGCTGGGCCGTGCTGGAGGCGGGCTACGATCAGCGCGTGCCGGGCGTCACCGTGCACCGCTACTGCGCGTCGGGGCTGGAGGCCATCAATCAGGCCGCGGCGCGGGTCGCGGCGGGTTACGCCGAGCTGCTGGTCGCCGGCGGGGTTGAGAGCATGTCGCGCGTGCGGATGGGCGCGGACGGCGGCGCGCAATACGACCCCGCGCTGCAGTGGGCGGTCGGCTCCGTGCCCCAAGGCATCGCCGCCGACCTGCTCGCCACGCTCCGCGGGCTCAGCCGCGGCGACGTCGACCGCTTCGCGCTGCAGAGCCAGCAGCGCGCCGCCGCCGCGCGCGACGCGGGGCGCTTCAACCGCAGCCTCGTCCCCGTCTGCGACCTCAACGGCCTGCCGCTGCTCGAGCACGACGAGCACCTGCGGCCCGAGACGACGCTCGAGCGACTCGCGCAGCTCAAACCGGCCTTCGCCGCGCTCGGCCGCCACGGGGCCCTCGACGCGCTGACGCGCCGCGCCTATCCGCAGCTCGAGGCGATCGACCACGTGCATACGGCCGGCAACGCCTCGGGTATCGTCGACGGCGCAGCCGCCGTGCTGATCGGCAGCCGCGCCCGCGGTGAGGCGCTCGGCCTGCGCCCCCGCGCGCGCATCGTCAGCGCCGTCAGCGTCGGCGATGACCCAGTGCTGATGCTCTGGGGGCCGGTGCCCGCCACGCGAATGGCGCTCGCGCGCGCCGGGCTGGCGCTCGAGGACATCGATCTCTTCGAGGTCAACGAGGCCTTCGCGGCCGTGCCGCTGGCCTACGCTCAGGAGTTCGGCCTCGACCTCGCCCGCATCAACGTCGACGGTGGATCGATCGCGCTCGGCCATCCGCTCGGCGCCACGGGCGCGATCCTGCTCGGCACGCTGCTCGAGGCGCTCGAGACGCGCGGCCTGCAGCGCGGCCTCGTCACCCTTTGCATCGGCGGTGGCATGGGCACCGCCACCGTCATCGAGCGCGTCTGA